One window of Bifidobacterium pseudocatenulatum DSM 20438 = JCM 1200 = LMG 10505 genomic DNA carries:
- the gatC gene encoding Asp-tRNA(Asn)/Glu-tRNA(Gln) amidotransferase subunit GatC, whose amino-acid sequence MPTFTKEEIVHLGDLARIALTDEEITRLQGDLNVIAESINKVQEVATDDVEPTANPIPLEAYLRPDVPETPLTQEEATAGAPVSEAGMFVAPRILGEE is encoded by the coding sequence ATGCCTACTTTCACCAAAGAAGAAATCGTGCATCTGGGCGATTTGGCCCGAATTGCACTTACTGACGAGGAGATCACCCGTCTGCAGGGCGATCTGAACGTCATCGCAGAATCCATCAACAAGGTCCAGGAAGTCGCTACCGACGATGTGGAACCAACCGCGAACCCGATTCCGCTGGAAGCCTACCTGCGCCCGGATGTGCCGGAAACCCCGCTGACTCAGGAAGAGGCGACCGCAGGCGCTCCGGTTTCCGAGGCCGGCATGTTCGTTGCACCGCGCATTCTGGGGGAGGAGTGA
- a CDS encoding chorismate mutase, which translates to MSDSEHDWLRPEEEHETETVIDAGTAQSNPEVADAVAKIAALRQSIDNVDTAIVSLLAERFKYTSQVGVLKARAGFAPADYKREDYQIERLHRIAVDAGLDPDIAEMYREFVVTEAKRRHKRIAENGVDPGVLDVFA; encoded by the coding sequence ATGAGCGATAGCGAACATGACTGGCTTCGGCCAGAAGAAGAGCATGAAACCGAAACCGTCATCGATGCGGGCACCGCGCAAAGCAATCCCGAGGTTGCCGATGCCGTGGCGAAAATCGCTGCATTGCGCCAGTCGATCGACAATGTCGACACGGCCATCGTTTCCCTACTGGCGGAACGCTTCAAATACACGTCCCAAGTGGGTGTGCTGAAAGCCCGCGCGGGTTTCGCGCCGGCCGATTACAAGCGTGAGGATTACCAGATCGAACGGTTGCACCGCATTGCTGTCGATGCCGGGTTGGATCCCGACATCGCCGAAATGTATCGCGAATTCGTGGTGACCGAAGCCAAGCGCAGGCATAAGCGCATCGCCGAGAACGGCGTCGATCCGGGTGTGCTCGACGTATTCGCCTGA
- a CDS encoding GNAT family N-acetyltransferase, with protein MPEQVEAATQEQLDQQSRELPDLIVIPSIKGEMVHLRPSVIEDLERMDAIGAYIGASGITGKDRVAERGAVHAWVRRSVAWSQGETPTESGVGDPESRRTIAWSIITEADHDGDGEIDAANSDNVIGMIFLIDIDGWARSARIQVVLGKDYRGRGYSRDIMPRVMTYGLAPEPAGLGMHRIWVAVPEQNTRSVSVYQSLGFVPSGRSRDALWNASQNRYQDLIVMDTLVDEFDPIRSLDAFGMHVIEDNPGVKEALSAREHSIAIRLNEKNASKHDAEGTDVNDAAAAAQSVQKASSDGAGDVAEAVRKDAEGAEPARQSEHDDRKSVTGDADAENSWPYTAGERKTSKEAWWRTLGRGRKRDTEGK; from the coding sequence ATGCCAGAACAAGTTGAGGCTGCGACACAGGAGCAGTTGGACCAGCAGTCGCGTGAATTGCCGGATCTCATCGTCATTCCGTCTATCAAGGGCGAGATGGTGCATCTGCGTCCGTCCGTGATCGAAGATCTTGAACGTATGGACGCCATTGGGGCGTACATCGGCGCTTCCGGAATCACCGGCAAGGATCGGGTTGCCGAGCGTGGCGCGGTGCATGCGTGGGTGCGTCGTTCCGTGGCATGGTCCCAAGGCGAAACGCCGACCGAATCCGGTGTGGGGGATCCGGAGTCGCGTCGCACGATCGCATGGTCCATCATCACCGAAGCCGACCATGATGGCGATGGCGAGATCGATGCCGCGAATTCCGACAATGTGATTGGCATGATTTTCCTGATCGATATTGACGGTTGGGCTCGTTCCGCGCGCATTCAGGTGGTGCTTGGCAAGGATTACCGCGGCCGTGGCTATTCGCGTGACATCATGCCGCGCGTGATGACGTACGGACTTGCGCCGGAACCGGCAGGCCTTGGCATGCATCGCATTTGGGTTGCCGTGCCCGAGCAGAACACGCGTTCCGTGTCCGTGTACCAGTCGTTGGGATTCGTGCCGTCCGGTCGTTCGCGCGACGCCTTGTGGAACGCTTCGCAGAACCGTTACCAGGATCTGATCGTTATGGACACGCTGGTTGACGAGTTCGACCCGATCCGTTCGCTTGACGCGTTCGGCATGCATGTGATCGAAGATAATCCGGGCGTCAAGGAAGCGTTGAGCGCGCGCGAGCATTCCATTGCCATCCGACTGAATGAGAAGAATGCTTCGAAGCATGATGCGGAAGGTACGGATGTCAACGATGCCGCGGCAGCTGCGCAATCCGTGCAGAAAGCTTCTTCCGATGGTGCTGGTGACGTGGCCGAGGCTGTGCGGAAGGACGCGGAAGGCGCGGAACCTGCGCGACAAAGCGAGCATGATGATCGCAAGTCCGTTACTGGCGATGCCGATGCCGAAAACAGCTGGCCGTACACGGCGGGCGAGCGTAAGACGTCGAAGGAAGCTTGGTGGCGCACGCTTGGTCGTGGTCGCAAGCGCGATACGGAAGGTAAGTGA
- the gatB gene encoding Asp-tRNA(Asn)/Glu-tRNA(Gln) amidotransferase subunit GatB: MAEKLMKYADAVKKFDPVIGLETHVELSTTTKLFCPAEVSFGGDPNSQLTPVSLGLPGSLPVVNKTAVDYAIKLGLALHCEIAEWSQFARKNYFYPDMPRDYQISQYDKPTNGNGYLDVELEDGTVFRVPIERAHIEDDAGKNTHVGGADGRIEGADHSLVDYNRAGVPLIEIVTKPIVGAGDRAPEIAGAYMRAIRDIVRALNISHARMEQGNMRADVNVSLRNSPSDPFGTRSETKNVNSFRGIEKTIQYEIRRQAAILSEGGEILQETRHWDEASQTTAGGRVKSDADDYRYFPDPDLVMLHITKEHIEEMKAQMPEMPRERRNRLKGEWGFNDLEMRDVLNADALDLLEETVKAGATAAGAKKWWLGELSREANNKGVSLEELPIAPADVAEVEKLIADGKLNDKLAKQTVAGVLAGEGTPDEVVKKHGFQVVSDDGALEKAVNEALAANPDIVEKLKSGNMKPMGAIIGAVMRATRGQADAKAVTKIVMSKIK, translated from the coding sequence ATGGCTGAAAAGTTGATGAAGTACGCCGATGCCGTCAAGAAGTTCGATCCGGTCATCGGTCTGGAAACCCATGTTGAGCTGAGCACCACCACGAAGCTGTTCTGCCCGGCCGAAGTCTCGTTCGGTGGCGATCCGAACAGCCAGCTCACCCCGGTGAGCCTTGGTCTGCCGGGTTCTCTGCCGGTGGTCAACAAGACCGCCGTCGATTACGCCATCAAGCTGGGTCTTGCCCTGCATTGCGAAATTGCCGAGTGGAGCCAGTTCGCGCGTAAGAACTACTTCTACCCGGACATGCCGCGCGATTACCAGATCTCGCAGTATGACAAGCCGACCAACGGCAACGGCTATCTTGATGTGGAACTTGAAGACGGCACCGTGTTCCGTGTGCCGATCGAACGCGCCCACATCGAAGACGACGCAGGCAAGAACACCCACGTCGGTGGCGCTGACGGCCGTATCGAAGGCGCTGACCACTCCCTGGTCGACTACAACCGTGCAGGCGTTCCTCTGATCGAAATCGTGACCAAGCCGATCGTTGGCGCAGGCGATCGTGCTCCGGAAATCGCCGGTGCCTACATGCGCGCCATCCGCGACATCGTGCGTGCGCTTAATATTTCCCACGCTCGCATGGAGCAGGGCAACATGCGTGCCGACGTGAACGTGTCGCTGCGCAACAGCCCGTCCGATCCGTTCGGCACCCGTTCCGAAACCAAGAACGTGAACTCGTTCCGCGGTATTGAAAAGACCATTCAGTATGAGATTCGCCGTCAGGCGGCCATTCTGAGCGAAGGCGGCGAGATTCTGCAGGAAACCCGCCACTGGGATGAGGCTTCGCAGACCACCGCAGGCGGCCGCGTGAAGTCCGATGCCGACGATTACCGCTACTTCCCGGATCCGGATCTGGTGATGCTGCACATCACCAAGGAGCACATCGAAGAGATGAAGGCTCAGATGCCGGAAATGCCGCGCGAGCGCCGCAACCGCCTGAAGGGCGAGTGGGGCTTCAACGATTTGGAGATGCGTGACGTGCTCAACGCCGACGCTCTGGATCTGCTTGAGGAGACCGTCAAGGCTGGTGCCACCGCCGCAGGTGCCAAGAAGTGGTGGCTGGGCGAGCTGAGCCGTGAAGCCAACAACAAGGGCGTGAGCCTCGAAGAGCTACCGATCGCTCCGGCCGATGTGGCTGAGGTTGAGAAGCTGATCGCCGATGGCAAGCTCAACGACAAGCTGGCCAAGCAGACCGTCGCCGGTGTGCTTGCTGGCGAAGGCACTCCGGATGAGGTCGTCAAGAAGCATGGCTTCCAGGTCGTGTCTGATGACGGCGCTCTCGAAAAGGCCGTGAATGAGGCTCTCGCAGCCAATCCTGACATCGTTGAAAAGCTCAAGAGCGGCAATATGAAGCCGATGGGCGCCATCATTGGTGCCGTCATGCGTGCCACTCGCGGTCAGGCTGACGCAAAGGCCGTCACCAAGATCGTGATGAGCAAGATCAAGTAA
- a CDS encoding NAD(P)/FAD-dependent oxidoreductase — translation MTQKQSVVIIGGGPAGLTAAWELVKDGGSENYDVTVLEATREFGGISRTVKHDGNRMDIGGHRFFSKDERIMDWWKGVLPLQGAPSYDDKKLGREHDMEPGGPDPEVEDKVMLKRHRVSRIYWNRHFFDYPISLSANTLKAMGPKLTLVAGFSYLKSMVHKLPEDNLENFYINRFGRKLYSMFFEGYTEKLWGRHPSQISADWGAQRVKGLSIMGVLKNAFQKLLPKKRSNAEVETSLIEEFWYPKYGPGQLWETVEANCEAAGVKVITDANVVEIRQADGKIASVVYEDSEGNRTEMAADDFISSMPVKDLINAVDASSQPAPKDMTEIANGLPYRDFVTVGLLVKHLRLSNTTDIPTLGNPPIVPDCWIYVQDPGYKVGRLQIFNNWSPYLVKDVDNTVWIGLEYFCEEGDSFWNMSDEEAKKFAIQELTRMQIINGPQDVIDSHRERVKKAYPAYFDTYDRMPELVEYLDSFGNLYCVGRNGQHRYNNMDHSMATAIEAVGNIKNGKTSKKNVWSVNTDKSYHEEK, via the coding sequence GTGACGCAAAAGCAATCCGTGGTGATTATCGGCGGTGGCCCTGCAGGCCTGACTGCCGCTTGGGAGCTCGTCAAGGACGGTGGCTCCGAGAACTACGACGTGACTGTGTTGGAAGCGACCCGCGAATTCGGCGGCATCTCCCGCACCGTCAAGCATGATGGCAACCGTATGGATATTGGCGGCCATCGTTTCTTCTCGAAGGACGAACGCATCATGGATTGGTGGAAGGGGGTCCTGCCGCTGCAGGGCGCGCCAAGCTATGATGACAAGAAGCTCGGTCGCGAGCACGATATGGAACCGGGCGGACCGGATCCGGAAGTCGAAGACAAGGTGATGCTTAAGCGTCATCGCGTGTCTCGTATTTACTGGAACCGCCACTTCTTTGACTACCCGATTTCCCTGAGCGCCAACACGTTGAAGGCCATGGGTCCGAAGCTTACGCTTGTTGCCGGCTTCAGCTACCTGAAGTCCATGGTGCACAAGCTGCCGGAAGACAATCTGGAGAACTTCTACATCAATCGTTTCGGCCGCAAGCTGTATTCCATGTTCTTCGAGGGGTACACCGAGAAGCTGTGGGGTCGCCATCCGTCCCAGATTTCCGCCGATTGGGGTGCGCAGCGCGTCAAGGGCCTGAGCATTATGGGCGTGCTGAAGAACGCGTTCCAGAAGCTCCTGCCGAAGAAGCGCAGCAATGCTGAGGTTGAAACCTCGCTGATTGAGGAATTCTGGTATCCGAAGTATGGTCCGGGCCAGCTGTGGGAAACCGTCGAGGCCAACTGCGAGGCCGCGGGCGTGAAGGTCATCACCGACGCGAACGTGGTGGAGATTCGCCAGGCCGACGGCAAGATCGCATCCGTGGTATATGAGGATTCCGAAGGCAACCGCACCGAAATGGCCGCGGACGACTTCATCTCCTCCATGCCCGTCAAGGATCTCATCAACGCCGTGGACGCTTCCAGCCAGCCCGCGCCGAAGGACATGACCGAAATCGCCAACGGCCTGCCGTACCGCGACTTCGTGACCGTTGGTCTGCTCGTCAAGCACCTACGCCTGTCGAACACCACCGACATTCCCACCCTCGGCAACCCGCCGATCGTGCCTGATTGCTGGATTTACGTGCAGGATCCGGGCTACAAGGTCGGCCGTTTGCAGATCTTCAACAACTGGAGCCCGTACCTGGTCAAGGACGTTGACAACACCGTGTGGATCGGTCTTGAATACTTCTGCGAAGAAGGCGATTCCTTCTGGAACATGTCTGACGAGGAAGCGAAGAAGTTCGCCATCCAGGAGCTTACGCGCATGCAGATCATCAACGGTCCGCAAGACGTGATCGACTCCCATCGTGAGCGCGTGAAGAAGGCGTATCCAGCATATTTCGACACCTACGATCGCATGCCTGAGCTCGTGGAATACCTCGATTCCTTCGGCAATCTGTATTGCGTCGGCCGCAACGGCCAGCATCGTTACAACAACATGGATCATTCCATGGCCACCGCAATCGAGGCCGTCGGCAATATCAAGAACGGCAAGACGTCCAAGAAGAACGTATGGTCCGTCAATACCGACAAGAGCTATCACGAGGAAAAGTAG
- a CDS encoding DUF2469 domain-containing protein produces MSAEDLDNYETDAELALYKEYRDVIKLFTYVVETERRFYLANKVDFNVRSAGQDVYFDVRLTDAWVWDVYRSSRFVKNVRIVTFKDVNVEEVQKTDIDIPDSI; encoded by the coding sequence ATGAGCGCCGAGGATCTCGATAATTACGAAACCGACGCGGAACTGGCTCTGTATAAGGAGTATCGCGACGTAATCAAGCTGTTTACGTATGTTGTTGAAACGGAACGTCGCTTTTATTTGGCGAATAAAGTCGATTTCAATGTGCGTTCCGCAGGCCAGGACGTGTATTTCGACGTGCGCCTGACTGATGCTTGGGTGTGGGACGTCTATCGTTCCAGTCGTTTCGTCAAGAACGTGCGTATCGTCACGTTCAAGGATGTCAATGTTGAGGAAGTGCAGAAAACCGATATTGACATTCCTGATTCCATCTAG
- the rho gene encoding transcription termination factor Rho, which produces MATSPNLEDMKLPELKELAKQMGLRGTSTMRKPELIATLQAARSGGEAPAGVTVRAPKSAAPAAPVAPAEAQTADAEVAANTAEESGKSNEAAESKANEAEQSEKQTAKTVRKTLAGRADSAERAERSEQTERAERTERADRRKQAEAPTSEEAADVMAAVNALDSIDEAPKRRRRRDADAATDLLAELGLDDASPKQDDRRRHRKDDASDVEPRRRRRAVEGPKDEDVVRDLDDILATLPSQGSDDDERRDEAEDGDFARRGRGRVSDRGDRVDRRGRRLRGRDRDYDERDERRGRTGDRNNDRNERNDRVERNERTDRNVEREQRHEEPKEDLVPVAGIVDVLDSYAFVRTSGYLPGPNDVYVSMGQVKKYGLRKGDAVHGSIRTPREGDRRNQRQKFVPLQSIDSINGMTVEAAQNRPQFNKLTPLYPQERLKQETAPNKLTGRLIDIVAPIGKGQRGLIVSPPKAGKTITLQNIANAIATNNPEVHLMVVLVDERPEEVTDMERTVQGEVISSTFDRPASDHTTVAELAIERAKRLVELGQDVVVLLDSMTRLARAYNIAAPASGRILSGGVDAQALYPPKKFFGAARNIENGGSLTIISSALVETGSKMDEVIFEEFKGTGNMELRLSRELADKRLFPAIDVNASGTRREELITDPQELPIIYRLRRLLGGLEPEQAYQTLVPRLKKTATNRDFMASLIQQSGNTANNGNS; this is translated from the coding sequence GTGGCAACCAGCCCGAATCTTGAAGACATGAAACTGCCTGAGCTCAAGGAGCTCGCCAAGCAGATGGGCCTTCGTGGCACCTCCACCATGCGTAAGCCGGAACTTATCGCGACGCTTCAGGCCGCTCGTTCCGGCGGTGAAGCGCCTGCCGGTGTGACCGTGCGAGCTCCGAAGTCCGCTGCACCGGCCGCTCCGGTGGCTCCTGCTGAAGCCCAAACCGCAGACGCTGAGGTCGCGGCGAACACGGCTGAGGAATCCGGCAAGTCCAACGAGGCTGCCGAAAGCAAAGCCAACGAGGCTGAGCAGTCCGAAAAGCAGACGGCCAAAACCGTTAGGAAGACCCTTGCCGGACGTGCTGATAGCGCTGAGCGTGCGGAGCGCTCCGAACAGACGGAACGTGCCGAGCGCACCGAGCGTGCTGACCGTCGCAAGCAGGCTGAGGCTCCGACGAGCGAGGAGGCGGCCGATGTCATGGCCGCGGTGAACGCCCTGGACAGCATCGATGAGGCTCCGAAGCGCCGTCGCCGCCGTGATGCGGACGCTGCCACCGATCTGCTGGCCGAACTGGGATTGGACGATGCTTCGCCGAAGCAGGATGATCGTCGTCGCCATCGTAAGGATGATGCGTCCGACGTTGAGCCGCGCCGTCGCCGTCGTGCGGTGGAAGGGCCGAAGGATGAGGACGTTGTGCGCGATCTTGATGACATTCTCGCCACGTTGCCTTCGCAGGGCAGTGATGATGACGAACGTCGTGACGAGGCTGAAGACGGTGATTTCGCGCGTCGTGGTCGCGGTCGCGTCAGCGATAGGGGTGACCGCGTGGATCGTCGTGGCCGTCGCCTGCGTGGCCGTGACCGCGATTATGACGAGCGTGACGAGCGTCGTGGCCGTACCGGCGACCGTAACAATGATCGCAACGAGCGTAACGATCGCGTCGAGCGCAACGAGCGCACGGATCGCAATGTTGAACGCGAACAGCGTCACGAGGAGCCGAAAGAGGATCTCGTGCCTGTCGCGGGCATCGTCGACGTGCTCGATTCCTACGCTTTCGTGCGTACCTCCGGCTATTTGCCGGGTCCGAACGACGTGTACGTTTCCATGGGCCAGGTCAAGAAGTATGGGCTGCGCAAGGGTGATGCCGTGCACGGTTCCATCCGTACCCCGCGTGAGGGCGACCGCCGCAACCAGCGTCAGAAGTTCGTGCCGCTGCAGTCCATCGACTCCATCAACGGCATGACCGTGGAGGCCGCACAGAACCGTCCGCAGTTCAACAAGCTCACTCCGCTGTATCCGCAGGAGCGTCTGAAGCAGGAAACCGCGCCGAACAAGCTCACCGGCCGCCTCATCGACATCGTGGCGCCGATCGGCAAGGGCCAGCGTGGCCTGATCGTGTCTCCGCCGAAGGCCGGCAAGACCATCACCCTGCAGAACATCGCCAACGCGATCGCCACCAACAATCCGGAAGTCCACCTGATGGTCGTGCTCGTGGACGAACGTCCGGAAGAGGTCACCGATATGGAACGTACGGTGCAGGGCGAGGTCATTTCCTCCACCTTCGACCGTCCGGCCTCCGACCACACCACCGTCGCCGAACTCGCCATCGAACGCGCGAAGCGTCTCGTGGAGCTTGGCCAGGACGTGGTGGTGCTGCTTGATTCCATGACCCGTCTGGCCCGTGCCTACAACATCGCCGCTCCGGCTTCCGGCCGTATTCTTTCCGGTGGTGTGGATGCCCAGGCGCTGTACCCACCGAAGAAGTTCTTCGGTGCCGCTCGTAACATCGAAAACGGCGGCTCTCTGACCATCATCTCCTCCGCACTGGTGGAAACCGGCTCCAAGATGGACGAGGTGATTTTCGAGGAGTTCAAGGGCACCGGCAACATGGAGCTGCGCCTGAGCCGCGAACTGGCAGACAAGCGCCTGTTCCCGGCCATCGACGTGAACGCTTCCGGCACCCGTCGCGAGGAACTCATCACCGATCCGCAGGAGCTGCCGATCATCTACCGTCTGCGTCGTCTGCTTGGCGGTCTGGAGCCTGAGCAGGCTTACCAGACGCTTGTGCCGCGTCTGAAGAAGACCGCGACCAACCGTGATTTCATGGCGTCGCTGATCCAGCAGAGCGGCAATACCGCGAATAACGGCAACAGCTAA
- a CDS encoding TrmH family RNA methyltransferase gives MLLDEGDRRNVLDRYRYWTVSAIKDDLDDHGRHDFEVAVENWTHDFNIGSMVRTANAFQAKRVHIVGPHKWNRKGALMTELYQHVENHPSIAELVECWKLRIAGEIAAVQSQAAAIAFRMRENAKKANCACMSEAASLAEIRVAGCAPSGISMDVSATSGIEHGNESTCMAQLAAINQRIAELKAARVIALDIIPGAVPMETYHFPKRCLMLFGAEGPGLSEKALELADDVVYISQFGSVRSINAGAAAAVSMHAWIAQHATIQP, from the coding sequence GTGCTGCTTGATGAGGGCGACCGTCGTAACGTGCTTGACCGGTACCGCTACTGGACGGTTTCGGCCATTAAAGATGATCTTGACGATCATGGTCGGCATGATTTCGAAGTTGCCGTGGAAAACTGGACGCACGATTTCAATATCGGATCCATGGTGCGCACTGCCAACGCATTCCAAGCGAAACGTGTACATATCGTCGGACCGCACAAGTGGAATCGCAAGGGCGCGCTGATGACGGAACTGTACCAGCACGTCGAAAACCACCCGTCCATAGCCGAGCTTGTCGAATGCTGGAAGCTGCGCATTGCCGGAGAAATCGCCGCAGTCCAATCGCAAGCGGCCGCAATCGCATTCCGCATGCGCGAAAATGCAAAAAAAGCGAACTGTGCCTGCATGAGCGAGGCGGCTTCGTTAGCTGAGATCCGTGTTGCTGGGTGCGCTCCATCTGGTATTTCAATGGACGTTTCAGCTACGAGTGGTATTGAACATGGAAACGAGTCCACTTGTATGGCGCAGTTGGCGGCGATTAATCAGCGTATCGCCGAGTTGAAGGCCGCGCGGGTGATTGCGCTCGATATCATTCCCGGCGCGGTGCCGATGGAAACCTACCATTTCCCGAAGCGATGCCTCATGCTGTTTGGCGCGGAAGGTCCGGGGTTGTCTGAAAAGGCGCTCGAGCTGGCCGATGACGTGGTCTACATTTCTCAGTTCGGCTCAGTCCGTTCCATTAACGCCGGAGCTGCCGCAGCAGTCTCCATGCACGCCTGGATCGCCCAACACGCCACCATCCAACCCTAA
- a CDS encoding Lrp/AsnC family transcriptional regulator — protein sequence MTGNGNEPDTTHASVGQFDDIDETILSMLEKDGRATLSQLSDATGLSISAVQSRVQKLERRNVILGYKAVIDDEKRGLAVRAYIAVTPIDYSKEAEIPAKLQDIEGIMSCDSVAGSPSYMLTVRAASPSKLEDLLNVIHQTVPVSTETTIVLQRYFSK from the coding sequence ATGACAGGCAATGGCAACGAACCCGACACCACGCATGCGAGCGTGGGCCAATTCGACGATATCGACGAGACCATTCTCAGCATGCTGGAGAAAGACGGCCGCGCTACGCTGTCTCAGCTTTCGGATGCTACGGGACTGTCGATTTCCGCGGTGCAATCGCGCGTGCAGAAACTGGAACGTCGTAATGTGATTCTCGGCTACAAGGCCGTTATCGACGATGAAAAGCGTGGCCTCGCCGTACGTGCCTACATTGCGGTCACGCCGATCGATTATTCCAAGGAAGCCGAGATTCCCGCCAAATTGCAGGATATCGAAGGCATCATGTCGTGCGATTCCGTGGCTGGGTCACCCAGCTACATGCTGACCGTGCGCGCAGCCTCGCCAAGCAAGCTTGAGGATCTGCTGAACGTCATCCACCAAACGGTGCCGGTGAGCACGGAAACCACGATTGTGCTGCAACGGTACTTCTCCAAGTGA
- the gatA gene encoding Asp-tRNA(Asn)/Glu-tRNA(Gln) amidotransferase subunit GatA, whose protein sequence is MSELVKLSAAEMAAKIKAKEVSSRELVEAHLEVIEAAEPSIKAFLKVSGDQALEQADAFDAKSDEEKAQLPELAGVPIAIKDMIVTKGIETTAASKILEGWVPPYDATVIEKLKAAGMPLLGKTNLDEFAQGSSTEHSAYQTTHNPWDTERVPGGSGGGSAAAVAAFEAPLALGTDTGGSIRQPGSLTGTVGVKPTYGGVSRFGAIAMASSLDQIGPCSRTVLDAALLQEVIGGHDKRDSTSIPESPRPMVAAAREGMKRDLKGLKVGLIKELGGEGFQPGVMARFNEGVKKLEEMGAEVTEVSLPHLPYSLGAYYIIMPSEVSSNLARYDGMRYGLRVMPPAGVPQTAANMMAYTREAGFGDEVKRRIILGTYALSAGYYDAWYGSAQKVRTLIIDDFKKAFEKVDVLVGPTSPVTAFKFGEKTEDPMAMYAIDITTIPANLAGVPAMSIPAGLSDDGLPVGFQFLAPQQRDEAMYKPAAALEAALEEDWNGPIWQSLKTPWLDGLNK, encoded by the coding sequence ATGAGCGAACTCGTCAAGCTTTCCGCCGCCGAGATGGCGGCTAAGATCAAGGCCAAGGAAGTTTCCAGCCGTGAACTGGTTGAAGCGCATCTCGAAGTCATCGAGGCCGCCGAGCCGAGCATCAAGGCTTTCCTGAAGGTGTCCGGCGATCAGGCTCTCGAACAGGCCGACGCCTTCGATGCCAAGTCCGATGAGGAAAAGGCACAGCTGCCGGAACTTGCCGGCGTGCCGATCGCCATCAAAGACATGATCGTCACCAAGGGCATCGAAACCACCGCAGCCTCCAAGATCCTCGAAGGCTGGGTGCCTCCGTACGACGCTACCGTCATCGAGAAGCTCAAGGCTGCAGGCATGCCGCTGCTGGGCAAGACCAACCTCGATGAGTTCGCTCAGGGTTCGTCCACCGAGCATTCCGCCTACCAGACCACACACAATCCGTGGGATACCGAACGTGTTCCGGGCGGTTCCGGCGGTGGTTCCGCAGCTGCAGTGGCAGCGTTCGAAGCCCCGCTCGCCCTGGGTACCGACACCGGTGGCTCCATCCGTCAGCCGGGCTCGCTGACCGGTACCGTCGGCGTCAAGCCGACCTACGGCGGTGTCTCTCGTTTCGGCGCAATCGCCATGGCTTCCTCGCTCGACCAGATCGGCCCATGCTCCCGTACTGTGCTCGACGCGGCCCTGCTGCAGGAAGTGATCGGAGGCCACGACAAGCGCGATTCCACGTCCATTCCGGAAAGTCCTCGCCCGATGGTGGCGGCCGCCCGCGAAGGCATGAAGCGTGATCTGAAGGGCCTCAAGGTCGGTCTGATCAAGGAGCTCGGCGGCGAAGGCTTCCAGCCGGGCGTTATGGCACGCTTCAACGAAGGTGTCAAGAAGCTTGAGGAGATGGGCGCTGAAGTCACTGAAGTGTCTCTGCCGCACCTGCCGTACTCCCTTGGCGCGTACTACATCATCATGCCGTCCGAGGTCAGCTCCAACCTGGCTCGTTACGATGGCATGCGTTACGGTCTGCGCGTCATGCCGCCGGCAGGCGTTCCGCAGACCGCCGCCAACATGATGGCCTACACTCGTGAAGCCGGTTTCGGCGACGAGGTCAAGCGTCGTATCATCCTTGGCACGTATGCCCTGTCCGCCGGTTATTACGATGCATGGTACGGTTCCGCACAGAAGGTGCGCACCCTGATCATCGACGATTTCAAGAAGGCTTTCGAGAAGGTCGACGTGCTTGTTGGCCCGACCAGCCCGGTCACCGCATTCAAGTTCGGTGAGAAGACCGAGGATCCGATGGCCATGTATGCCATCGATATCACCACCATTCCGGCCAACCTTGCAGGCGTTCCGGCCATGAGCATTCCTGCTGGTCTGAGCGACGACGGCTTGCCGGTTGGCTTCCAGTTCCTCGCTCCGCAGCAGCGTGACGAGGCCATGTACAAGCCTGCCGCGGCACTTGAGGCGGCTCTCGAGGAAGACTGGAACGGTCCGATCTGGCAGTCCCTGAAGACCCCGTGGCTCGACGGCTTGAACAAGTAG